AACGACGCCAGGGAAGAGATAAACCGGCGCCCATAGCATAGCGGATAGGATATTGAAGAGGACAAAGCGGCTGGCCTTCATTCCCATCATGCCGGCCACCAAAGGAATTACTGCCCTAATCGGCCCTACAAAGCGGCCGAACAGGACACTCAAACCACCGTATTTGTTAAAAAAAGCGATGCCGTGGGCAATAATTTCAGGATGGGAACGAAAGGGCCAAAACTGACATAAGCGGGCTTGATAACGGCAGCCGAGCCAATAACTAAGGCCATCACCCACAATAGCGCCCGCCATCGCCCATAAACAGATGGGCCAAAAAGACAGTGCTCCAGTACCGATTAAAGCGCCTGCCGCGAACATCATGGCGACACCGGGCACCAGCATGCCCACAATGGCAAGAGATTCCAAAAGGGCGATGACAAACACCCCCATACCTGCCCAATGAGGGTGCTGTGCAATCCAATGATAGAAATTGTCGAAGCTCAAAGCTTCTGGAAGGCGCGCTCCGCAGCAGTAATGGTGGCGTCAAGCACCGCTTGATCATGAGCTGCGGAAACAAATCCCGCTTCAAAGGCTGACGGTGCCAGATAAACGCCCTCTTCCAGCATCAGGTGAAAGAAACGCTTGAATCGTTCTTGATCACAGGCCATGACCTGCTGGAAATTGGTCACTTCGGGAGCTTGGGTAAAAAACAGTCCAAACATGCCGCCGATAGAGACTGTCCTAAAATCCTCGCCGGCTTGTTGCGCCGTCTCCGCCAGTCCTGACATCAAAGTTTGGGTTTTGGCCGCAAGAGACTCAAAAAATCCGGGTGTTTCGATGAGCTCCAATGTTTTTAAGCCGGCCGCCAGCGCCACCGGATTGCCGGATAACGTCCCTGCCTGATAGACCGGCCCCGAAGGGGCCAAATGTTCCATAATTTTCCGTCTGCCGCCAAACGCGCCCACCGGCATTCCCCCGCCTATGACTTTACCTAAAGTCGTCAAATCAGGCTTAACCTCATAGATGGATTGCGCGCCACCAAGGGCCACCCGAAAACCAGTCATCACTTCGTCAAAAATCAGCACGCTGCCATGGTTATCGCAAACCTTGCGCAAGGTTTGCAAAAAACCATCCCGCGGCGGAACACAGTTCATGTTACCTGCCACCGGTTCCACAATGACGCAAGCAATGGCGTCACCCATTTCGGAAAACAGGCGCTTCACAGCTTCAATATCGTTGTAAGGCAAAGTAATGGTATGCTCCACCACGCTGGCAGGAACGCCGGGCGAACTGGGGACGCCACAAGTCAATGCACCGGAACCGGCTTTGACCAACAGGGCATCGGAATGGCCATGATAACATCCTTCAAACTTGACCAATTTGTCCCGCCCGGTAAATCCCCGTGCCAAACGAATAGCGCTCATGGTGGCTTCAGTACCGGAATTGACCATCCGCACCATTTCCAGCGAAGGGATCAGGTCACAAAGCTTTTGCGCCATTTTTACTTCGATTGGCGTGGGCGCGCCAAAACTCAAACCGTGTTCGGCGGCAGTCTTTACCGCCGATAGTACTTCGGGATGGGCATGCCCCAGGATCATGGGTCCCCAGGAACCGACATAATCAATGTAGCGGCGACCTTCCACATCAACAAGATAAGGACCTTCAGCGCGCTCAATAAATAGCGGTGTTCCGCCTACGCCATTGAAAGCGCGCACCGGGGAATTCACGCCTCCCGGAATGTATCGAAGGGCTTGGTTGTAATATTGGGAAGAGGTTGTCATAACTTAGAAAAACATCCCATCCAACGGAGACGATGCGGAAGCATAACGCCGGCGGGGCATGCGCCCGGCCAAATATGCCTTACGCCCTGCGTCCACGCCCAGTTTCATTGCTTCCGCCATCAGCACGGGTTTTTTGGCTTCGGCGATGGCGGTATTCATCAACACCCCATCGCACCCCAGCTCCATGGCAACGCTGGCATCAGAAGCGGTTCCCACACCGGCATCGACGAGAATGGGTACGGAAGCATTTTCAACAATGGTGCGGATGTTATAAGGATTGCGAATTCCCAAGCCTGAGCCAATCGGCGCCGCCAACGGCATCACCGCTATACAACCGATGTCCTCCAACTTGCGGGCAATGATTGGATCATCATTGGTGTACACCATGACATCAAAGCCATCCTCCACCAGAATTTTGGCCGCTTCCAGGGTACCCACCACATCGGGGTAAAGGGTCTTTTCGTCCCCCAGCACTTCGAGCTTGACCAGCCGGTGCCCATCCAATAACTCCCGGGCCAAATGGCAAGTCCTTACCGCATCTTTCACGGTATAACAGCCAGCGGTATTGGGCAGAATGGTGTAGCGGTTGGGAGAAATCACATCGAGCAAGTTGGGTTCATCGGCATTTTGGCCGATATTGGTGCGCCGGATTGCCACCGTGACAATTTCCGCGCCGCTTGCCTCGATGGCGGCTTTGGTCTCGGTCAAATCCTTATATTTTCCCGTGCCTACCAGCAACCTGGAACGATAAGTCTTGCCCGCCACTACCAGAGGGTCGTCTCCTTGACCGCCGCCAATTGCACGGACAATTTCGACTTTGTCGCCGCCGGTCAGTAGGCAGGTATGGTATTGCCCATGGGGAATGATCTGTTGATTGACTTCCACGGCAATTCTTTGATTCTGCATCCCCAGCTCTGCTATCAGATCTTCCAGGGTCGTGTTTTCCTGGACTTCCCGAGGCTCGCCGTTAATAAATATCTGTAGCGCCATGACTGAATTCACGAGGCAACCACTACTGCTTCACGCCGCTTTTTCACCGATTCAGCAAGTCCTTCCAAAAGTTTGACGCTGTCTTCCCAACCCAAACAAGGATCAGTAATACTTTTGCCAAATTCCAAAGGCGCGCCGGGTTTCAAATCCTGACGACCGGGTTTTAAATGGCTTTCCACCATGGCGCCGATAATTCTTTCATCACCAGCAGCAAGTTGCTCACCCACATTTTCCGCCACTTGCATTTGCAACTCATGCTGTTTGAAACAATTACCGTGACTGAAATCAACCATGATG
This is a stretch of genomic DNA from Methylothermaceae bacteria B42. It encodes these proteins:
- a CDS encoding glutamate-1-semialdehyde aminotransferase (Converts (S)-4-amino-5-oxopentanoate to 5-aminolevulinate during the porphyrin biosynthesis pathway), whose protein sequence is MTTSSQYYNQALRYIPGGVNSPVRAFNGVGGTPLFIERAEGPYLVDVEGRRYIDYVGSWGPMILGHAHPEVLSAVKTAAEHGLSFGAPTPIEVKMAQKLCDLIPSLEMVRMVNSGTEATMSAIRLARGFTGRDKLVKFEGCYHGHSDALLVKAGSGALTCGVPSSPGVPASVVEHTITLPYNDIEAVKRLFSEMGDAIACVIVEPVAGNMNCVPPRDGFLQTLRKVCDNHGSVLIFDEVMTGFRVALGGAQSIYEVKPDLTTLGKVIGGGMPVGAFGGRRKIMEHLAPSGPVYQAGTLSGNPVALAAGLKTLELIETPGFFESLAAKTQTLMSGLAETAQQAGEDFRTVSIGGMFGLFFTQAPEVTNFQQVMACDQERFKRFFHLMLEEGVYLAPSAFEAGFVSAAHDQAVLDATITAAERAFQKL
- a CDS encoding thiazole synthase, with the protein product MALQIFINGEPREVQENTTLEDLIAELGMQNQRIAVEVNQQIIPHGQYHTCLLTGGDKVEIVRAIGGGQGDDPLVVAGKTYRSRLLVGTGKYKDLTETKAAIEASGAEIVTVAIRRTNIGQNADEPNLLDVISPNRYTILPNTAGCYTVKDAVRTCHLARELLDGHRLVKLEVLGDEKTLYPDVVGTLEAAKILVEDGFDVMVYTNDDPIIARKLEDIGCIAVMPLAAPIGSGLGIRNPYNIRTIVENASVPILVDAGVGTASDASVAMELGCDGVLMNTAIAEAKKPVLMAEAMKLGVDAGRKAYLAGRMPRRRYASASSPLDGMFF